Proteins from one Malaya genurostris strain Urasoe2022 chromosome 2, Malgen_1.1, whole genome shotgun sequence genomic window:
- the LOC131431691 gene encoding probable serine hydrolase, whose protein sequence is MSKLTSLARQTCIRKHPIGQCNIITASANAHRCVHNQEKNESRYVVKREVEEVKIPVPYGEIAGKWWGPKDVRPILSLHGWQDNAGTFDTLIPLLPHHISFLAIDFPGHGLSSRIPNGMTYHTFDSVYLVKNIMNHYNWKKISLLGHSMGSIISMIFSSIFPEKVDLYVGIDALKPHINDPTKLAKRLSKRIPKILEADIRNQSKQEPPAYSYEELIDRLHLGTEKSVTKEAAPYLLERNIEKSSTNPEKYYFTRDSRLKYSGGIGWGQDINLELAKRMTMPYMFIKALRSPYYEDKKYFDEYVTLVQQINPTFELEFVDSTHHLHLTEPQKIAPMITKFLCKHWQKQSDSGRQ, encoded by the exons ATGTCCAAACTAACGTCGTTGGCCAGACAAACCTGCATTCGGAAGCATCCAATAGGTCAATGTAATATTATTACAGCATCAGCAAATGCTCATCGATGTGTTCATAATCAGGAGAAGAACGAATCACGTTACGTAGTTAAACGAGAG GTTGAGGAAGTTAAAATTCCAGTTCCATATGGCGAAATAGCTGGAAAATGGTGGGGACCCAAGGACGTTCGACCAATCCTATCCCTTCATGGATGGCAAGATAATGCAGGGACATTTGATACACTGATACCGTTATTGCCACATCACATAAGCTTCCTAGCTATCGATTTCCCTGGCCATGGTTTGTCATCTCGAATCCCCAATGGAATGACTTATCACACATTCGATAGTGTCTATCTGGTGAAAAATATTATGAATCACTACAACTGGAAGAAAATCTCATTATTGGGCCACTCAATGGGGTCAATTATCAGCATGATTTTCTCATCGATATTTCCAGAAAAGGTTGATTTGTATGTCGGTATTGACGCACTCAAACCACATATAAATGATCCAACAAAATTAGCAAAACGGTTGAGTAAAAGAATACCTAAGATATTGGAAGCAGACATCAGAAATCAGAGCAAACAAGAACCTCCAGCGTACAGCTATGAGGAACTGATAGACCGTCTTCATCTAGGTACGGAAAAATCAGTAACAAAAGAAGCGGCTCCTTATCTTCTAGAACGAAACATTGAAAAATCATCTACGAACCCTGAGAAATACTACTTCACCCGCGACAGTCGGCTCAAGTACAGTGGCGGCATCGGATGGGGCCAGGATATTAATTTAGAACTCGCCAAAAGGATGACCATGCCTTACATGTTCATTAAAGCGCTACGTTCACCGTACTACGAGGATAAGAAATATTTCGACGAATACGTTACGCTTGTGCAGCAGATTAACCCAACGTTTGAGCTAGAATTTGTGGACAGCACACACCATCTACATCTGACCGAGCCACAGAAGATTGCTCCGATGAtaacgaaatttttgtgtaagcactGGCAGAAACAGTCCGATAGTGGGCGCCAGTAG